One Microbacterium sp. zg-B96 genomic region harbors:
- a CDS encoding MaoC family dehydratase gives MSQTRIVQRGLYFDEMEEGVVYEHRPGRTVSEADNVLFTTLTMNTQALHLDAAWSAGTEFGERLVNSMFTLSTMVGLSVSQLTAGTIVANLGFSDISFPAPVRQGDTLYAETLIESKRRSISRPGQGIVQFHHTARNQCGVVVATARRQTLVHVSPAAMKGEAPGVDA, from the coding sequence ATGAGCCAGACCCGGATCGTGCAGCGCGGACTTTACTTCGACGAGATGGAGGAAGGCGTCGTCTACGAGCATCGCCCCGGTCGAACTGTCAGTGAGGCGGACAATGTCCTTTTCACGACGCTGACCATGAACACCCAGGCGCTGCACCTGGATGCAGCGTGGTCAGCGGGCACTGAGTTCGGCGAGCGCCTGGTCAACAGCATGTTCACCCTGTCCACGATGGTGGGCCTGTCGGTGTCACAGCTGACAGCGGGAACGATCGTCGCGAATCTGGGCTTCTCTGACATTTCCTTCCCCGCCCCGGTCCGGCAGGGCGACACGCTTTACGCCGAGACCTTGATCGAGTCCAAGCGGAGATCGATCTCCCGCCCGGGTCAGGGGATCGTGCAGTTCCACCACACGGCCCGCAATCAGTGCGGCGTGGTGGTGGCGACGGCCCGCCGTCAAACACTGGTGCACGTCTCGCCCGCCGCGATGAAGGGTGAGGCGCCCGGCGTCGACGCGTGA
- a CDS encoding rhamnulokinase family protein, producing the protein MSGSGSMGSGAVAAVDLGATSGRVIVGHVGPDTLEATTVGRFPNDPVVTVDGLHWNLLGLYGAALTGLREAFRQAPDIASIGVDSWAVDYGLLRAGRLLGSPFHYRDTRTERGVAAVHERMPHAELYRRNGLQFLPFNTLYQLAAEPAALLDFADTALLVPDLIGYWLTGQARAESTNASTTGLLRGGGSGWDDELIAALGLPRGILPELIAPGERLGALLPEVAASLGAASVGVTAVGSHDTASAVVAVPMRAESAAYISCGTWGLVGVEVESPVLTAEALDANFTNEGGVDGRVRLLHNVMGLWVLSEAVRGWEREGHRIDLPTLLDSAADVDAASVPVFDVDDPRFMPPGDMPARIDAWCAEHGVAAPRSRAEYTRSIVESLAQAFADTARLAGRIGGVDVQTIHIVGGGSLNRLLCQRTADRAGLEVLAGPVEATALGNLLVQARAAGLVSGSLESLRDLVARTHAPTRYTPRP; encoded by the coding sequence ATGAGCGGGTCGGGCTCGATGGGGTCCGGCGCCGTTGCGGCGGTCGACCTCGGCGCCACCAGCGGGCGGGTCATCGTCGGCCACGTCGGGCCCGACACGCTGGAGGCCACCACGGTCGGCCGGTTCCCCAACGACCCGGTTGTGACCGTCGATGGGCTGCACTGGAACCTGCTCGGGCTGTACGGCGCCGCGCTGACCGGTCTTCGGGAGGCGTTCCGGCAGGCGCCGGACATCGCGAGCATCGGCGTGGACTCGTGGGCGGTCGACTACGGACTGCTGCGGGCCGGCCGGCTGCTGGGTTCGCCCTTCCACTACCGCGACACCCGCACCGAGCGGGGCGTCGCGGCGGTGCACGAGCGGATGCCGCATGCTGAGTTGTACCGGCGCAACGGGCTGCAGTTCCTGCCGTTCAACACGCTGTACCAGCTGGCGGCGGAGCCGGCGGCGCTCTTGGACTTCGCCGACACCGCGCTGCTGGTGCCCGACCTGATCGGGTACTGGCTCACCGGCCAGGCCCGTGCCGAGTCGACCAACGCCTCGACCACGGGGCTGCTGCGCGGTGGCGGCAGCGGCTGGGATGACGAGCTGATCGCTGCGCTGGGCCTTCCCCGCGGCATCCTGCCGGAGCTCATCGCTCCGGGCGAGCGCCTCGGGGCGCTGCTGCCGGAGGTGGCGGCATCGCTCGGCGCCGCGTCGGTGGGCGTGACGGCGGTCGGCTCCCACGACACCGCTTCGGCGGTCGTGGCGGTGCCGATGCGGGCGGAGTCGGCGGCCTACATCTCCTGCGGGACGTGGGGCCTGGTCGGCGTGGAAGTGGAGAGCCCCGTGCTCACGGCGGAGGCGCTCGATGCGAACTTCACCAACGAGGGCGGCGTGGACGGCCGCGTGCGGCTGCTGCACAACGTGATGGGCCTGTGGGTGCTGAGCGAGGCGGTGCGCGGCTGGGAGCGGGAAGGGCACCGCATCGACCTGCCGACGCTGCTGGATTCGGCGGCCGACGTGGATGCGGCATCCGTGCCGGTGTTCGACGTCGACGACCCGCGGTTCATGCCGCCGGGCGACATGCCCGCGCGCATCGACGCGTGGTGCGCGGAGCACGGTGTCGCTGCTCCCCGCTCGCGCGCCGAGTACACCCGGTCGATCGTGGAGTCGCTGGCGCAGGCGTTCGCCGACACGGCCCGGCTCGCCGGGCGCATCGGCGGCGTGGACGTGCAGACGATCCACATCGTCGGCGGCGGGTCCCTGAACCGGCTGCTGTGCCAGCGCACCGCCGACCGCGCCGGGCTCGAGGTGCTGGCCGGTCCCGTCGAGGCGACCGCGCTGGGGAACCTCCTGGTGCAGGCGCGCGCCGCCGGCCTGGTGTCGGGGTCCCTCGAGTCGCTGCGCGATCTCGTGGCCCGCACCCACGCCCCGACGCGCTACACCCCGCGCCCCTGA
- a CDS encoding alpha/beta hydrolase, translating into MTEPFAAADDRTLDGPHGPFGVRVYAPAEPARVGLVWAHGGGFAGGDLDMPEADWVARQLADRGIAVVSVDYALAPVPAGWTMPPAGNTRERLRYPVASEEVGFAFTWAVGSGLVAGPWALGGASAGANLATGAALRLVHEGGPVPALVALAYPTLHAVQDAPDADLRALLDADPDADRFGPDVVRRMYENYLGGSLDAADVYAVPGAAAAAQLAGFPSVLMINGEADELRMSGEAFARSLSAAGVPIEAVTERGTQHGHLNRPDEAAASASIKRIAARLSALSPATEGTPS; encoded by the coding sequence ATGACGGAGCCGTTCGCCGCCGCCGACGACCGCACGCTGGACGGTCCGCACGGCCCGTTCGGCGTGCGCGTCTACGCCCCCGCGGAGCCCGCCCGCGTGGGCCTGGTCTGGGCCCACGGCGGCGGATTCGCCGGCGGCGACCTCGACATGCCCGAGGCGGACTGGGTCGCCCGGCAGCTGGCCGACCGCGGCATCGCGGTGGTCTCGGTCGACTACGCCCTCGCCCCGGTGCCGGCCGGATGGACGATGCCCCCGGCGGGCAACACGCGCGAGCGCCTGCGCTACCCGGTCGCCTCCGAGGAGGTCGGCTTCGCGTTCACCTGGGCCGTCGGTTCGGGCCTCGTCGCCGGGCCCTGGGCGCTGGGTGGGGCGAGCGCCGGCGCCAACCTCGCCACCGGCGCCGCGCTGCGCCTCGTGCACGAGGGCGGCCCGGTTCCTGCGCTGGTGGCGCTCGCGTACCCCACGCTCCACGCGGTGCAGGATGCTCCGGATGCCGACCTGCGGGCGCTGCTGGACGCCGACCCCGACGCCGATCGGTTCGGTCCCGACGTCGTCCGCCGCATGTACGAGAACTACCTGGGTGGGTCGCTGGACGCCGCCGACGTCTACGCGGTCCCCGGCGCCGCGGCAGCCGCACAGCTGGCGGGGTTCCCGTCCGTGCTCATGATCAACGGCGAGGCGGACGAGCTGCGCATGTCGGGCGAGGCGTTCGCGCGCTCGCTCTCGGCAGCCGGCGTCCCCATCGAGGCCGTGACCGAACGCGGCACCCAGCACGGCCACCTCAACCGGCCCGACGAGGCCGCAGCATCCGCCTCGATCAAGCGCATCGCCGCCCGACTTTCTGCACTTTCTCCCGCCACCGAAGGAACTCCCTCATGA
- a CDS encoding bifunctional aldolase/short-chain dehydrogenase: MTNPAAAELIARSNRLGANPKNTNYAGGNTSAKGTDTDPVTGEPVELLWVKGSGGDLGTLTEAGLAVLRLDRMRALVNVYPGVEREDEMVAAFDYCLHGKGGAAPSIDTAMHGLVDAAHVDHLHPDSGIAIATAADGEELTATIFGDKVVWVPWRRPGFQLGLDIAEIKAQNPQAIGCILGGHGITAWGETSEESERNSLWIIETAAIYIAEHGKADPFGGIRAGFDALPEAERHARAAALAPTIRGIASTDKPMVGHYTDSAAVLDFLAAEKAPYLAGLGTSCPDHFLRTKVKPLILDLPATATVDEQLARLQELHAEYRADYRAYYDAHADADSPAIRGADPLIVLVPGVGMFSYGANKQTARVAGEFYVNAINVMRGAESLSTYSPISDAEKFRIEYWALEEAKLQRMPKPKTHQGRIAFVTGAASGIGKAIATRLAAEGACVVVADLDLEKAQAAAAELGCTDVAIGVAANVADAAGVQAAIDATVLAFGGIDLVVNNAGLSLSKPLLETTEKDWDLQHDVMAKGSFLVAKAAAKALIAQKMGGDVIYISSKNSVFAGPNNIAYSATKADQAHQVRLLAVELGEHGIRVNGINPDGVVRGSGIFAAGWGANRAATYGVKEEDLGQYYANRTILKREVVPENVADAVYVLTGPELTRTTGLHIPVDSGVAAAFLR; this comes from the coding sequence ATGACCAACCCCGCAGCAGCCGAACTGATCGCCCGCAGCAACCGCCTGGGCGCGAACCCGAAGAACACCAACTACGCCGGCGGCAACACGTCCGCGAAGGGCACCGACACCGACCCCGTGACGGGGGAGCCGGTCGAGCTGCTGTGGGTCAAGGGCTCCGGCGGCGACCTCGGCACCCTGACCGAGGCAGGCCTGGCCGTGCTGCGCCTTGATCGCATGCGGGCGCTCGTGAACGTGTACCCCGGCGTCGAGCGCGAAGACGAAATGGTCGCCGCGTTCGACTACTGCCTGCACGGCAAGGGCGGCGCCGCCCCCTCGATCGACACCGCGATGCACGGACTGGTGGATGCCGCGCACGTGGATCACCTGCACCCCGACAGCGGCATCGCGATCGCGACCGCCGCCGACGGCGAGGAGCTGACCGCCACCATCTTCGGCGACAAGGTCGTGTGGGTGCCCTGGCGCCGCCCCGGCTTCCAACTGGGTCTGGACATCGCCGAGATCAAGGCGCAGAACCCGCAGGCCATCGGCTGCATCCTCGGCGGCCACGGCATCACCGCGTGGGGCGAGACCTCCGAGGAGTCCGAGCGCAACTCGCTGTGGATCATCGAGACGGCGGCGATCTACATCGCCGAACACGGCAAGGCCGACCCGTTCGGCGGCATCCGCGCCGGCTTCGACGCCCTCCCCGAGGCCGAGCGTCACGCCCGTGCCGCAGCGCTGGCCCCGACGATCCGCGGCATCGCCTCGACCGACAAGCCGATGGTGGGCCACTACACCGACAGCGCCGCCGTGCTGGACTTCCTCGCCGCCGAGAAGGCGCCGTACCTGGCCGGGCTCGGCACCAGCTGCCCCGACCATTTCCTGCGCACCAAGGTCAAGCCGCTCATCCTCGACCTGCCGGCCACGGCGACCGTGGACGAGCAGCTGGCGCGCCTGCAGGAACTGCACGCCGAATACCGCGCCGATTACCGGGCGTACTACGACGCGCACGCCGACGCGGACTCCCCCGCGATCCGCGGCGCCGACCCGCTCATCGTGCTGGTGCCGGGCGTGGGCATGTTCAGCTACGGCGCGAACAAGCAGACCGCTCGGGTGGCCGGTGAGTTCTACGTCAACGCCATCAACGTCATGCGCGGCGCCGAGTCGCTGTCGACCTACAGCCCCATTTCGGATGCCGAGAAGTTCCGCATCGAGTACTGGGCGCTGGAAGAGGCCAAGCTGCAGCGCATGCCCAAGCCCAAGACCCACCAGGGGCGCATCGCGTTCGTGACCGGCGCGGCCTCCGGCATCGGCAAGGCCATCGCCACCCGCCTGGCCGCCGAGGGTGCCTGCGTCGTCGTGGCCGACCTCGACCTCGAGAAGGCGCAGGCCGCCGCCGCCGAGCTCGGCTGTACCGACGTGGCGATCGGCGTCGCGGCGAACGTGGCGGATGCCGCGGGCGTGCAGGCCGCGATCGACGCGACCGTGCTCGCCTTCGGCGGCATCGACCTCGTCGTCAACAACGCCGGGCTGTCGCTGTCCAAGCCGCTGCTGGAGACCACCGAGAAGGACTGGGACCTGCAGCACGACGTCATGGCGAAGGGCTCGTTCCTCGTCGCCAAGGCCGCCGCGAAGGCGCTCATCGCGCAGAAGATGGGCGGCGACGTCATCTACATCTCCTCGAAGAACAGCGTCTTCGCCGGCCCCAACAACATCGCGTACTCGGCGACCAAGGCCGACCAGGCCCACCAGGTGCGCCTGCTGGCGGTGGAACTGGGCGAGCACGGCATCCGGGTCAACGGCATCAACCCCGACGGCGTCGTGCGAGGCTCCGGCATCTTCGCCGCCGGCTGGGGCGCCAACCGCGCCGCGACGTACGGCGTGAAGGAAGAGGACCTCGGCCAGTACTACGCCAACCGCACCATCCTCAAGCGCGAGGTCGTCCCCGAGAACGTCGCCGACGCGGTGTACGTGCTCACCGGACCGGAGCTGACCCGCACCACGGGCCTGCACATCCCGGTGGACTCCGGCGTCGCCGCCGCTTTCCTGCGATGA